One stretch of Punica granatum isolate Tunisia-2019 chromosome 5, ASM765513v2, whole genome shotgun sequence DNA includes these proteins:
- the LOC116206945 gene encoding uncharacterized protein LOC116206945, whose translation MGKKSSSEQQKKKDAAKVAAVLDLLRKQAPLSVKQEKFCSYACVERFLKAKGDSVKKAAKHLRACLSWRDAIGIDHLIADEFSAELAEGFAYVAGQDEESRPVMIFRIKQDYQKFHSQKLFTRLLVFTLEVAIGTMPKNTEQFVLLFDASFFRSASAFMNLLMTSLKIVADYYPGRLYKAFVIDPPSLFSYLWKGVRPFVELSAQTNVVSSLDFEESLEFNDFASYPRATSLRFETDSVKSTAKIGSCASSRFSFTVSHHLDSLKPWYLTLTDSSSSKVGPTGSYPLGPALISPLNARSLSFASPGARTPRGMGGYSYNKKSLFPSTPLPQRTGGLDPGVGKPAARTPRPSFLQSPATFFLRKPESHVSKAERSRESFVPFVKFYQRPYDEMIYRSKMKPPLGGLISIVSPHLKRRHMSVSQRF comes from the exons ATGGGAAAGAAATCATCATCGGAGcagcagaagaagaaagacGCCGCGAAGGTCGCAGCCGTCCTCGACCTCCTCCGCAAGCAGGCCCCCCTCTCCGTCAAACAG GAGAAGTTCTGCAGCTATGCCTGCGTGGAGCGGTTTCTGAAGGCGAAAGGCGATAGCGTGAAGAAGGCCGCCAAGCACTTGAGAGCCTGCCTCTCGTGGCGTGACGCGATCGGCATTG ATCATTTGATAGCGGACGAGTTCTCAGCTGAACTTGCTGAAGGCTTCGCCTACGTTGCTGGCCAGGACGAGGAATCCCGGCCCGTAATG ATTTTTCGGATTAAGCAGGACTACCAGAAGTTCCATTCACAGAAGCT GTTCACTCGACTGCTGGTTTTTACACTGGAAGTAGCCATCGGGACCATGCCGAAGAACACCGAGCAGTTCGTCCTCCTCTTCGACGCAA GCTTTTTCAGATCGGCATCGGCTTTTATGAACTTACTGATGACATCCCTGAAAATAGTGGCTGATTACTACCCCGGCAGGCTCTACAAGGCTTTTGTCATCGACCCGCCCTCCCTCTTCTCTTATCTCTGGaag GGAGTACGGCCTTTTGTGGAGCTATCAGCGCAGACCAATGTTGTCTCCTCCCTTGACTTCGAGGAGTCGCTAGAGTTCAACGACTTTGCGTCGTACCCGCGAGCCACGTCCCTCCGGTTCGAGACTGACTCCGTCAAGTCGACAGCCAAGATCGGCTCCTGCGCCTCCTCACGGTTCTCCTTCACCGTTTCCCACCACTTGGATTCCCTCAAGCCCTGGTACCTCACATTGACCGACTCCTCGTCATCCAAGGTGGGGCCCACCGGCTCGTACCCACTGGGGCCCGCTCTGATCTCGCCACTCAACGCGCGGTCCCTCTCCTTTGCATCACCGGGCGCCAGGACGCCACGTGGCATGGGCGGATACAGCTACAACAAGAAGTCGCTGTTCCCCTCGACCCCGCTTCCCCAGCGGACCGGCGGGCTCGATCCGGGGGTCGGCAAGCCCGCGGCGCGGACCCCACGGCCCTCGTTCCTCCAGTCGCCGGCCACGTTCTTCCTGCGCAAGCCGGAgagccacgtcagcaaggCGGAGCGGTCCAGGGAGTCGTTCGTCCCGTTCGTGAAGTTCTATCAGAGACCGTACGACGAGATGATCTACCGGTCCAAGATGAAGCCCCCGCTGGGCGGCCTGATCTCGATCGTCTCCCCACACCTCAAGCGCCGCCACATGTCCGTATCACAGCGGTTCTGA
- the LOC116208606 gene encoding uncharacterized protein LOC116208606 isoform X1 gives MESIAVAAADRLTIMVTNDDGIDAPGLQAIVRVLVSSNRFNVQVCAPDSEKSAVSHSVTWRHPLQARRVYIDGASAFAVSGTPADCASLGLSKVLFPTIADLVVSGINMGSNCGYHIVYSGTVAGAREAFFHGVPSISLSYDWVEGRSNIQDFTLSAEACLPIISAISAEIKRNNYPKSSFLNIDVPTNVSNHKGYKMTKQGRRIIQMGWRQVTSNVQGGKMLSTMTMDVDSPVQTEASASTVSQDYLLFNREVIGAQLDDEDADHSFLKKGYITVTPLGALSPAAADFEAFIKDWLPHAT, from the exons ATGGAGAGCATTGCCGTCGCCGCCGCCGATCGCCTGACGATTATGGTCACCAACGACGACGGCATCGACGCCCCTGGCCTCCAAGCCATCGTCCGCGTCCTCGTCTCCTCCAACCGCTTCAACGTCCAAGTCTGCGCTCCCGATTC GGAAAAATCGGCTGTGAGTCATAGTGTCACGTGGCGTCACCCTCTCCAAGCCAGGCGAGTATACATTGATGGAGCATCAGCATTTGCAGTCTCGG GAACTCCGGCAGATTGTGCTTCTTTGGGACTTTCCAAAGTGCTCTTTCCCACGATAGCAGATCTG GTGGTTAGTGGCATTAACATGGGTAGCAATTGTGGATATCACAT AGTTTACTCCGGCACAGTGGCTGGTGCTCGTGAAGCCTTTTTCCATGGGGTGCCTTCTATCTCCTTGTCGTATGATTG GGTTGAAGGTAGGAGTAATATACAGGACTTCACACTGTCCGCTGAAGCCTGCTTACCGATTATCAGTGCTATATCAGCTGAAATAAAGAGGAACAATTATCCCAAAAGTTCTTTCTTGAATATAGATGTGCCAACAAATGTTTCTAACCACAAG GGTTATAAGATGACTAAGCAGGGAAGGCGTATAATCCAGATGGGTTGGAGGCAAGTAACTTCTAACGTGCAAGGGGGAAAAATGTTATCCACAATGACAATGGATGTAGATTCACCAGTGCAGACAGAGGCAAGCGCATCGACTGTGTCACAGGACTATCTTCTATTCAACAGAGAA GTAATAGGCGCCCAACTTGATGACGAAGATGCAGACCACTCATTTCTCAAAAAAGGATAT ATTACTGTCACTCCTCTTGGCGCCCTTTCCCCTGCAGCAGCAGACTTTGAGGCTTTCATTAAAGATTGGCTTCCACATGCTACATAA
- the LOC116208606 gene encoding uncharacterized protein LOC116208606 isoform X2 gives MESIAVAAADRLTIMVTNDDGIDAPGLQAIVRVLVSSNRFNVQVCAPDSEKSAVSHSVTWRHPLQARRVYIDGASAFAVSGTPADCASLGLSKVLFPTIADLVVSGINMGSNCGYHIVYSGTVAGAREAFFHGVPSISLSYDWVEGRSNIQDFTLSAEACLPIISAISAEIKRNNYPKSSFLNIDVPTNVSNHKGYKMTKQGRRIIQMGWRQVTSNVQGGKMLSTMTMDVDSPVQTEASASTVSQDYLLFNREITVTPLGALSPAAADFEAFIKDWLPHAT, from the exons ATGGAGAGCATTGCCGTCGCCGCCGCCGATCGCCTGACGATTATGGTCACCAACGACGACGGCATCGACGCCCCTGGCCTCCAAGCCATCGTCCGCGTCCTCGTCTCCTCCAACCGCTTCAACGTCCAAGTCTGCGCTCCCGATTC GGAAAAATCGGCTGTGAGTCATAGTGTCACGTGGCGTCACCCTCTCCAAGCCAGGCGAGTATACATTGATGGAGCATCAGCATTTGCAGTCTCGG GAACTCCGGCAGATTGTGCTTCTTTGGGACTTTCCAAAGTGCTCTTTCCCACGATAGCAGATCTG GTGGTTAGTGGCATTAACATGGGTAGCAATTGTGGATATCACAT AGTTTACTCCGGCACAGTGGCTGGTGCTCGTGAAGCCTTTTTCCATGGGGTGCCTTCTATCTCCTTGTCGTATGATTG GGTTGAAGGTAGGAGTAATATACAGGACTTCACACTGTCCGCTGAAGCCTGCTTACCGATTATCAGTGCTATATCAGCTGAAATAAAGAGGAACAATTATCCCAAAAGTTCTTTCTTGAATATAGATGTGCCAACAAATGTTTCTAACCACAAG GGTTATAAGATGACTAAGCAGGGAAGGCGTATAATCCAGATGGGTTGGAGGCAAGTAACTTCTAACGTGCAAGGGGGAAAAATGTTATCCACAATGACAATGGATGTAGATTCACCAGTGCAGACAGAGGCAAGCGCATCGACTGTGTCACAGGACTATCTTCTATTCAACAGAGAA ATTACTGTCACTCCTCTTGGCGCCCTTTCCCCTGCAGCAGCAGACTTTGAGGCTTTCATTAAAGATTGGCTTCCACATGCTACATAA